The Streptomyces sp. cg36 genomic interval ACTTAGCCACCGTGCGCTCCCCCGGACGCCATTCCCCCACCGGGCCGTGCGGAGGGATGATCCTGCCTTCACGTCCTCCTCGCGCGCTCCAGAGCCGCCCCGTCCCTCTCTCCGCGCTCCCGGCACCGCATCGCAGCGGGAGCGCACGAAAGGACCCCCCGATGCCCGGATCCCGTATCACCTTCCTCGACGGCCTGACCGCCCAGCCGCAGGCCCTGGAGCGGGTGACCGCCCAGGTGCGGCGGCAGTTGACCGGCGCCGCCCTGGACCGGCTGCGCACCGCCCGGCGCCCGCTGCTGACGGGCATCGGCGCCTCCTACGCCGCGCTCGCCCTGCCGGTGGAGGTGCTGCGCGCCCACGGCGTGCCGGCCCAGCGGGTGCTGGCCAGTGAACTCGGCGCGGGCCTGCGCGGCTTCGACACGGACCTGCTGATCGGGGTGTCGCAGGGCGGTCGCAGCACGGAGACGGTGGCGGCCTTCCGGGCGGCCCGCGGCGTCCCCGCCCTCGCGGTCCTCAACGTCACCGACTCCCCGCTGGGCGCACTGGCCGCGCTCGCCGTCGGCCTCGGCGGCGAGCCCGACTCGGCGGCCTCCACCATCGGCTTCACGGGCACCGTCGTCGCCCTCGACCTGATCGCCGGGGTCATCGCGGGCCGGGACGGCGATCCGTGGCAGGGCGTGGGCGAGCGGATCGAGGCGGTGCGGGCCCGTACCGGCGAGGTGGTGGCCGCGCTGCGGGCGCGGGCCGCGCGGTGCGTCGCCGTCGACTGCGTGGCCTCGGGCGCGTCCCGGGTCGCGGCCGAGGAGGCGGCCCTGCTGCTGCGCGAGGTGCCCCGGATGCCCGCCTCGGCGTCGGTCACCCGCAACTATCTGCACGGCGAGATGGAGTCGGCGGGCAACACCCTGCACCTGGTGTTCGGCGCGGGCCGCGAGGTGGAGCTGGCCCGCTCGCTGTCGGCGGCGGGCCATC includes:
- a CDS encoding SIS domain-containing protein, whose protein sequence is MPGSRITFLDGLTAQPQALERVTAQVRRQLTGAALDRLRTARRPLLTGIGASYAALALPVEVLRAHGVPAQRVLASELGAGLRGFDTDLLIGVSQGGRSTETVAAFRAARGVPALAVLNVTDSPLGALAALAVGLGGEPDSAASTIGFTGTVVALDLIAGVIAGRDGDPWQGVGERIEAVRARTGEVVAALRARAARCVAVDCVASGASRVAAEEAALLLREVPRMPASASVTRNYLHGEMESAGNTLHLVFGAGREVELARSLSAAGHLTLLVTTARVEPGDSLGVVRLPECAPTLRAVLETVVAQELVAVLSVERDVPLDSFVFVNDDTKVGGAGTAAFEHAEPVPVA